The following proteins are encoded in a genomic region of Drosophila willistoni isolate 14030-0811.24 chromosome 2L unlocalized genomic scaffold, UCI_dwil_1.1 Seg196, whole genome shotgun sequence:
- the LOC6640105 gene encoding oxysterol-binding protein-related protein 9 isoform X1: MASSSGSGPAPSSVGSGSVSSGAGTLEGTLSKWTNVMKGWQYRFFVLDENAGLLSYYTSKEKMMKGVRRGCVRLKDALIGIDDQEDNTFTITVDHKTFHFQARHSEEREQWVRRLEDTIRRHANRSRLWDSQSAFYIAGGYTKESQNLAAGGKRANHLELLARRVSEADAYLQLMIDQTNALDKRISELSDDDEQAKCKALQNNYSAMLDHIKHSIVSLQIAKNMAHPINGIYNGPTMATGSSATTTALTGGGGGAGGDTKADNSSSGSSSNNNNKLSKAIATKGDLLIDDEDDSATENATTAPLGLVVPETSYSSSEGEEDFYDAYDDPFTSLGNSPIGCATRGFAETTSPTHEKTTDELGAGTSVDPIATTPLPEIDESEIDANKQVDSKAASTSSRTSSYDNGIDYDALYEEEEEMDLSMEAHGSMITHLLSQVKIGMDLTKVVLPTFILERRSLLEMYADYFAHPDLFLKIAELEDPRERIVQVCRWYLSAYHAGRKSAVAKKPYNPTLGEVFQCHWDLPDENPDSKAVNDGPVPWCRRDQLTFLAEQVSHHPPISAFYAEHYNKKITFAAHVWTKSKFLGLSIGVHNIGEGVVTLVDRSEEYILNFPNGYARSILTVPWIELGGSVEIKCPQTGYYANVEFLTKPFYGGKRNKISCEIYSPSDKKPFVSISGEWSGLMEAKWHDKNKTEVFVDVNRIPIFKKQVRPIVEQDEFESRRVWKEVTAGLKFNDIERATNAKFVVEQHQRDQAKVRKEYDLAWEHKHFKPVGDNWIYAKPLSQRMYLQEKEAKR; the protein is encoded by the exons ATGGCCTCTAGCTCGGGAAGCGGACCAGCTCCCAGCAGTGTTGGCAGTGGCAGTGTCAGCTCCGGCGCTGGGACCCTCGAAGGCACCCTAAGCAAATGGACAAATGTGATGAAAGGATGGCAGTATCGTTTCTTTGTACTGGACGAAAATGCTGGCCTCCTTTCCTACTATACG TCCAAAGAGAAAATGATGAAGGGTGTTCGACGTGGCTGTGTCCGACTCAAAGATGCTTTAATTGGTATCGATGATCAGGAGGATAATACCTTTACCATCACGGTGGATCACAAGACCTTTCATTTTCAG GCACGTCATAGCGAGGAGCGGGAACAGTGGGTGCGACGTCTAGAGGACACAATACGACGCCATGCAAACCGTTCACGTTTATGGGATAGTCAGAGTGCCTTCTACATTGCTGGCGGCTACACTAAGGAGTCGCAGAATTTGGCCGCTGGTGGCAAAAGGGCCAACCATTTGGAGTTGCTGGCACGTCGCGTTTCCGAAGCGGATGCCTACCTTCAACTGATGATAGACCAGACCAAT GCATTGGATAAACGCATCTCGGAGCTAAGCGACGACGACGAACAGGCCAAATGCAAGGCTTTACAAAATAATTACAGT GCCATGTTGGATCATATCAAACACTCGATTGTTAGTCTacaaattgccaaaaatatgGCACATCCCATCAATGGTATTTACAATGGTCCCACAATGGCCACAGGAAgctcagcaacaacaacagcactAACAGGAGGAGGTGGGGGAGCTGGTGGCGACACAAAGGCTGACAATagcagcagtggcagcagcagcaacaacaacaacaaactttCAAAGGCAATTGCAACTAAAGGAGACCTTCTAATCGATGACGAAGATGATTCAGCAACGGAAAATG CCACCACAGCGCCATTGGGCCTTGTTGTACCTGAGACCTCTTATTCGAGCAGTGAAGGTGAAGAGGACTTTTATGATGCCTATGATGATCCGTTTACCAGCTTGGGCAATTCACCAATTGGTTG cGCTACACGAGGATTCGCTGAGACAACATCGCCCACTCATGAAAAAACAACAGATGAGTTGGGAGCTGGCACATCAGTAGATCCAATTGCTACCACACCATTGCCAGAAATTGATGAAAGCGAAATAGATGCCAATAAACAAGTTGACTCGAAGGCAGCTTCAACTAGCTCACGCACTTCCAGCTATGATAATGGCATCGACTACGATGCCCTGTACGAGGAGGAAGAGGAAATGGATCTTAGCATGGAGGCACATGGTTCTATGATAACGCATCTGCTGTCCCAAGTGAAAATTGGCATGGACTTAACCAAAGTGGTGCTGCCTACATTTATATTGGAGCGTCGCTCACTACTCGAAATGTATGCCGATTACTTTGCCCATCCAGATTTATTTCTCAA GATTGCAGAGCTCGAGGATCCTCGTGAGCGTATTGTTCAAGTTTGCCGTTGGTATTTGAGCGCATATCATGCTGGACGCAAAAGTGCTGTGGCCAAAAAACCCTACAATCCCACATTGGGTGAAGTTTTCCAATGTCATTGGGACTTACCTG ATGAAAACCCCGACTCCAAAGCTGTTAATGATGGGCCTGTGCCCTGGTGTAGGAGAGATCAATTGACATTTTTAGCTGAGCAAGTGTCACATCATCCGCCAA TTTCCGCCTTCTATGCCGAGCATTATAATAAGAAAATTACATTTGCCGCCCATGTATGGACCAAATCGAAATTTTTGGGCCTCTCCATTGGTGTACACAATATAGGCGAGGGAGTCGTCACTCTGGTGGATCGCAGCGAggaatatatattaaattttccCAATGGTTATGCCAG ATCTATACTCACGGTGCCTTGGATTGAGCTGGGAGGTTCTGTGGAAATCAAATGTCCGCAAACTGGTTACTATGCAAATGTGGAATTTCTAACTAAGCCTTTTTATGGTGGCAAACGCAATAAGATATCTTGCGAG ATTTATTCGCCTAGTGATAAGAAACCCTTTGTTTCAATTTCGGGTGAATGGAGTGGCCTAATGGAAGCCAAATGGCATGATAAGAAT AAAACCGAAGTATTCGTTGATGTAAATCGCATACCCATATTTAAGAAACAAGTTCGACCAATCGTTGAGCAGGATGAATTTGAATCGCGACGTGTATGGAAGGAAGTGACAGCGGGACTCAA atTCAATGACATTGAACGTGCCACTAATGCCAAATTTGTGGTGGAACAACATCAAAGAGATCAGGCCAAAGTTCGTAAGGAATACGATTTGGCTTGGGAACATAAG CATTTCAAGCCTGTTGGCGACAATTGGATCTATGCCAAACCGTTGAGCCAACGTATGTATTTGCAAGAGAAGGAGGCCAAAAGATAA
- the LOC6640105 gene encoding oxysterol-binding protein-related protein 9 isoform X2, protein MFKKWVRRVSLSATRGFAETTSPTHEKTTDELGAGTSVDPIATTPLPEIDESEIDANKQVDSKAASTSSRTSSYDNGIDYDALYEEEEEMDLSMEAHGSMITHLLSQVKIGMDLTKVVLPTFILERRSLLEMYADYFAHPDLFLKIAELEDPRERIVQVCRWYLSAYHAGRKSAVAKKPYNPTLGEVFQCHWDLPDENPDSKAVNDGPVPWCRRDQLTFLAEQVSHHPPISAFYAEHYNKKITFAAHVWTKSKFLGLSIGVHNIGEGVVTLVDRSEEYILNFPNGYARSILTVPWIELGGSVEIKCPQTGYYANVEFLTKPFYGGKRNKISCEIYSPSDKKPFVSISGEWSGLMEAKWHDKNKTEVFVDVNRIPIFKKQVRPIVEQDEFESRRVWKEVTAGLKFNDIERATNAKFVVEQHQRDQAKVRKEYDLAWEHKHFKPVGDNWIYAKPLSQRMYLQEKEAKR, encoded by the exons ATGTTCAAAAAGTGGGTACGTCGTGTCAGCCTTAG cGCTACACGAGGATTCGCTGAGACAACATCGCCCACTCATGAAAAAACAACAGATGAGTTGGGAGCTGGCACATCAGTAGATCCAATTGCTACCACACCATTGCCAGAAATTGATGAAAGCGAAATAGATGCCAATAAACAAGTTGACTCGAAGGCAGCTTCAACTAGCTCACGCACTTCCAGCTATGATAATGGCATCGACTACGATGCCCTGTACGAGGAGGAAGAGGAAATGGATCTTAGCATGGAGGCACATGGTTCTATGATAACGCATCTGCTGTCCCAAGTGAAAATTGGCATGGACTTAACCAAAGTGGTGCTGCCTACATTTATATTGGAGCGTCGCTCACTACTCGAAATGTATGCCGATTACTTTGCCCATCCAGATTTATTTCTCAA GATTGCAGAGCTCGAGGATCCTCGTGAGCGTATTGTTCAAGTTTGCCGTTGGTATTTGAGCGCATATCATGCTGGACGCAAAAGTGCTGTGGCCAAAAAACCCTACAATCCCACATTGGGTGAAGTTTTCCAATGTCATTGGGACTTACCTG ATGAAAACCCCGACTCCAAAGCTGTTAATGATGGGCCTGTGCCCTGGTGTAGGAGAGATCAATTGACATTTTTAGCTGAGCAAGTGTCACATCATCCGCCAA TTTCCGCCTTCTATGCCGAGCATTATAATAAGAAAATTACATTTGCCGCCCATGTATGGACCAAATCGAAATTTTTGGGCCTCTCCATTGGTGTACACAATATAGGCGAGGGAGTCGTCACTCTGGTGGATCGCAGCGAggaatatatattaaattttccCAATGGTTATGCCAG ATCTATACTCACGGTGCCTTGGATTGAGCTGGGAGGTTCTGTGGAAATCAAATGTCCGCAAACTGGTTACTATGCAAATGTGGAATTTCTAACTAAGCCTTTTTATGGTGGCAAACGCAATAAGATATCTTGCGAG ATTTATTCGCCTAGTGATAAGAAACCCTTTGTTTCAATTTCGGGTGAATGGAGTGGCCTAATGGAAGCCAAATGGCATGATAAGAAT AAAACCGAAGTATTCGTTGATGTAAATCGCATACCCATATTTAAGAAACAAGTTCGACCAATCGTTGAGCAGGATGAATTTGAATCGCGACGTGTATGGAAGGAAGTGACAGCGGGACTCAA atTCAATGACATTGAACGTGCCACTAATGCCAAATTTGTGGTGGAACAACATCAAAGAGATCAGGCCAAAGTTCGTAAGGAATACGATTTGGCTTGGGAACATAAG CATTTCAAGCCTGTTGGCGACAATTGGATCTATGCCAAACCGTTGAGCCAACGTATGTATTTGCAAGAGAAGGAGGCCAAAAGATAA
- the LOC26529720 gene encoding uncharacterized protein LOC26529720 — MDKSEDLELLDPKDYSIDEISAQFESYKKRRLLEQLEVTNRLNNNFALNGELDDLRASIDNLRLGLQKLQNDQRRFELDDLNAITEVPFAAREESKEEQANNLEDSLVIRCGSRQCIYDGCNRRVDSQLLLLHYITDHSDASGEPMNVEGCHAISPGQRITFTFQPKHLHIRDNRVLGILSYNGGGSGDGGQEIQLPIVVLICKVAASVALNNKSLVESLKARANMMDQVYIIWLITPQNKLKLNASLSLCGRNPALTMTKAVSVHWLNHCEELSHYMPVDKEHWRLPFNEMRHISNNFRDELNLAISLTES; from the coding sequence ATGGATAAATCAGAGGATTTGGAGCTGCTTGACCCCAAAGATTATAGCATAGATGAGATCTCTGCCCAATTTGAGTCCTACAAGAAACGTCGTCTTTTGGAACAATTAGAGGTGACAAATAGATTAAACAATAACTTTGCTTTAAATGGAGAACTAGATGATTTGCGTGCCAGTATAGACAATTTGAGATTGGGTCTACAGAAATTGCAAAATGACCAGCGGCGATTTGAATTAGATGATCTTAATGCCATCACAGAAGTGCCTTTTGCAGCGAGGGAAGAGAGTAAAGAGGAACAAGCGAATAACTTGGAGGATTCACTGGTCATACGATGTGGTTCAAGGCAATGCATCTATGATGGCTGCAATCGTCGTGTCGATAGTCAACTGCTTCTACTTCATTATATAACTGATCACAGTGATGCCAGTGGTGAGCCTATGAATGTAGAAGGTTGCCATGCCATAAGTCCTGGCCAAAGGATTACATTCACATTTCAACCCAAGCATTTGCACATACGTGATAATCGAGTATTGGGTATATTATCCTACAATGGAGGTGGATCAGGAGATGGTGGACAAGAGATTCAGTTACCAATTGTTGTTCTCATCTGCAAAGTAGCTGCCAGTGTCGCTTTGAACAATAAGAGTCTAGTGGAATCTCTCAAAGCTCGTGCTAATATGATGGATCAAGTATACATCATTTGGTTAATTACACCCCAAAATAAGCTCAAGTTAAATGCTTCATTGAGTTTGTGTGGCCGCAATCCGGCCCTGACGATGACTAAAGCAGTCTCTGTGCATTGGCTCAATCATTGTGAGGAATTAAGCCATTATATGCCTGTGGATAAGGAGCATTGGCGTCTGCCATTTAACGAAATGCGACacatttcaaataattttcgtGATGAATTGAACTTGGCGATCAGCCTAACCGAATCGTAg
- the LOC26529291 gene encoding elongation of very long chain fatty acids protein AAEL008004 — protein sequence MDTTTATMSPSIEHPYLMNTPWFMLGTLALYLYIVTDLGPNFMEHRKPYTLKKLIICHNIIQVVSCIYVIYEILFVTHGNILYFWKCSGPIHEPEIVTRHFRLAQFLFWLKLSELIETVIFVLRKKQNQVSKLHVFHHIATLTLIYCLLHYNENGTAAFYPVFLNSMVHIIMYSYYLVAAVADKKVIRALTPVKKSITVIQMVQFFFILLQAVIQSIRCGVPKVVFTYFVIVVGLMFYGFYDFYNNSYKKSQRRKSLTSEK from the exons ATGGATACAACTACAGCTACAA TGAGCCCTTCAATTGAGCATCCGTATCTGATGAACACGCCCTGGTTTATGTTGGGCACATTGgctctatatctatatattgtCACCGATTTGGGTCCAAA TTTTATGGAACACCGCAAGCCCTACACGCTAAAGAAGTTGATTATTTGCCACAACATTATCCAAGTGGTGTCCTGTATATATGTGATTTACGAG ATTCTGTTTGTAACCCATggaaatatattatatttctGGAAATGCAGCGGTCCAATTCATGAACCCGAAATTGTCACACGTCATTTTCGATTGGCTCAGTTTCTATTTTGGCTTAAACTCTCTGAACTCATTGAGACAGTGATCTTTGTGTTGAGGAAGAAACAGAATCAAGTATCCAAGTTGCATGTTTTTCATCATATAGCCACTTTGACATTGATCTATTGTCTTTTACATTATAATGAGAATG GCACTGCAGCATTTTATCCCGTATTCCTTAACTCGATGGTGCACATTATTATGTATTCCTATTATCTGGTGGCAGCTGTGGCCGATAAGAAAGTGATTCGTGCTCTGACGCCTGTCAAGAAATCCATTACGGTTATCCAAATGGTtcagtttttctttattttactCCAAGCGGTCATCCAATCGATTCGTTGCGGGGTACCCAAAGTTGTATTCacatattttgttattgtagTTGGCCTCATGTTTTATGGTTTCTATGATTTCTATAATAATTCCTATAAGAAATCGCAGCGGCGCAAGAGTTTAACTTCTGAGAAGTGA
- the LOC6639994 gene encoding coiled-coil domain-containing protein 93 yields the protein MANRDVFSKILPNVKLATRYDAEGREIQVERREDSDADAKEQDTFDILVNAGYYRARIKGLSAFDKVVGGMTWCIECCDYDVDVDLLFHESLSIGQKISLVEKIVSVLIAMKCPHSLEPHQVQGLEFLAIHPVIQWLVKTSVENRAERGQRLKRFAIGQFHNHYQYKSDKDNLNKIRLASKNIKYIQDLYIPKRQYERQDTSGAAADDDILKVRLTLMEYGEIPPTFKSNKERKATSAPSEDDLMQHLRSLSLTNENFSATQKRIDLDPAMRSALQEHYAEFKLEMETDTQELKTQNQQKRLEAAKIALESKIKRYEKDNEQLEKSLKDQSELTTQKEKELKVLNDQLEACMNTEEKADKSLLAKVKSLLGKHDELKKSEAEFKENCRQDLAKLQQQIEDLEAFNAQDAETQALALEAEEQRLKDLRLKLAKRNRGIVAIERKLDAIPDRTELAQYQRRFHELYNEMSAKHLETKQYYTLYNTLNDKKRYLEKELSLLNSICEAYNEGMMSPHGREDFIRQFETIVDGVKSAQDKVRHKYNEERMRRDELNEELQSLLELQRQYATAVKQLTRECQRCEQLQQHLKSITKRT from the exons atGGCAAACCGTGATGTATTCTCCAAGATCCTGCCAAATGTCAAATTGGCCACACGCTACGATGCCGAAGGACGCGAAATTCAG GTGGAGCGACGCGAGGATTCGGATGCCGATGCTAAGGAGCAAGACACTTTTGATATCCTGGTAAATGCCGGCTACTACAGGGCACGAATCAAAGGTCTCTCGGCATTCGATAAAGTTGTGGGCGGAATGACATGGTGCATCGAATGCTGCGACTATGACGTGGATGTGGATTTGCTCTTCCATGAAAGTCTCTCAATTGGACAGAAAAT atcTTTGGTAGAGAAAATTGTTTCAGTGCTGATTGCCATGAAGTGTCCACATAGTTTGGAGCCGCATCAAGTGCAGGGATTGGAGTTTCTTGCCATTCATCCGGTTATACAATGGCTTGTTAAGACGTCG gtGGAGAATCGTGCCGAACGTGGCCAGAGGTTGAAGAGATTCGCCATAGGTCAATTCCATAATCATTACCAGTATAAGAGTGACAAAGATAACCTCAATAAAATACGGCTGGCCTCTAAGAATATCAAATACATTCAG GATCTCTACATCCCTAAAAGACAATACGAGCGCCAGGACACTTCAGGCGCCGCAGCTGACGATGATATTTTAAAAGTGCGTCTCACTCTGATGGAGTATGGCGAGATTCCTCCTACATTTAAGTCGAATAAAGAACGGAAAGCAACTTCGGCACCCTCTGAAGATGATCTAATGCAACATCTTCGCTCGTTGTCATTGACCAATGAAAACTTTTCTGCCACACAGAAGCGCATTGATTTAGATCCCGCCATGCGGAGTGCTTTGCAGGAACATTATGCTGAATTCAAGCTGGAAATGGAAACAGATACCCAAGAGCTCAAAACCCAGAATCAACAGAAACGCTTAGAAGCAGCAAAAATAGCTCTagaaagtaaaataaaacGTTATGAGAAAGATAACGAGCAATTGGAGAAATCGCTTAAAGATCAAAGCGAACTGACCACTCAAAAGGAAAAGGAACTAAAGGTTTTAAACGATCAGTTGGAGGCTTGCATGAATACAGAGGAAAAGGCAGATAAGAG CCTGTTGGCAAAGGTGAAGAGTCTGCTGGGAAAGCATGACGAGCTAAAGAAATCTGAGGCAGAATTCAAGGAGAATTGCCGTCAGGATTTAGCTAAACTACAACAGCAAATCGA AGATTTGGAAGCTTTTAATGCACAAGATGCCGAAACTCAAGCACTTGCCTTAGAAGCAGAGGAGCAACGTTTAAAGGACTTACGTTTAAAACTAGCCAAGAGAAATCGTGGCATAGTGGCCATTGAGCGTAAATTGGATGCAATACCCGATCGCACAGAATTGGCTCAATATCAGCGACGATTCCATGAACTGTACAACGAGATGAGTGCCAAACATTTGGAAACAAAGCAATATTATACATTATACAATACCCTTAATGACAAGAAAAGATATTTGGAGAAAGAGCTCTCGCTGCTCAATTCAATATGTGAGGCCTACAACGAGGGAATGATGAGTCCCCACGGGCGTGAAGACTTCATACGGCAATTCGAGACGATTGTTGATGGAGTGAAAAGTGCCCAGGATAAGGTGCGTCACAAATACAATGAGGAGCGTATGCGACGCGATGAACTCAACGAAGAGTTGCAATCGCTGCTCGAACTGCAACGTCAATATGCCACAGCAGTGAAACAATTGACACGCGAATGTCAGAGATGTGAGCAGCTGCAGCAACATCTCAAGTCAATTACGAAAAGGACATAG